The genome window CCGTCCTTAGTATCCTGTGCCCTGTTACGCCCGAAAATTACATAGAATTCTGTAACTTTTAATTGGTTCGAATGTTAAGCAAATGATTTTACCCTCAAGTTTTCTTGTTCATCCAGCTCTCCAAGATCAAATCTGAGGAGAGGGCTTTGATACAATTAAGTAAAAATGGATTTACGGCAATGCCGAGTATGTCTAACTACTGATGATTCGACTTTGTGTTATTCAACATATTAtggtaataaattatatcaTAAACTTAACAGTACTTTCCCAAGACATGCCATGCGAGCCACAATCCAACAGGTGTTGGAAGTTGTTACCCAGTCGAAAGTGAgttgcaataaataatttgttattagaTTATGTCTACTGAATCCGGACTATTCGTCTCGAATGATTTGACCCAGATTTATTCTGCTTATTCTTTCTTTAGGTGCCCTTGGACAAGGGACTGCCAATGTACATTTGCAAGAAGTGCGTTAGGGAATTACGAGACGCAAACGCATTCATTCTCAAGTTTTACAAATCTCGAGAATTCCTGAAATGTGAGGATAATGATTACTCCCCAGAAAGACATGATAAATATCCTCAGTTTAGTACTATACTTATTAAGACTGAAAATGAAGTCGTAGTTAAAGAGGAACCGCTAGATAGCGATTTTGATCCTCTGGGAGGTTGTGTAAATCAACAATTCAGTACGCAATCGAGTAAAGAATCGCAATCTAAATATGATAATGAAGGTCCCAAAGAGCTTacgattgaaaataattttgaagtttctataaaaaatgaacCTAGTAGTGAATCAGAACATGAGCCTGAAAGAATGCCCTTTGAATCAATTACACTAAGTAAACTCAAACATGAAGTTCAATCAAAAGAACCACTTGTTGAGCCTGAAATGGTGGTCTACGACGAACCACTCTCTGAAGGACTaatagatattaaaaataaattaatttttgttgatcATTCCTACACAAAGGATCCTAATCAGTCTTCAGATGATTTTGAAAGCGAATCTAGTGAGTTCAGTGATGACGAAAGCGAATCTAAGAAACCTCTAACATATGAATCAAAGAGAAATTCGTCCAAAGTAACGTTAATGTCAGTTGAAGATGTTTTGCAATGCAGGCGCAAGCGCAGAAAATGGAAACGTTcgaatgaaaataatttagcaCAAGTACCTTGCCAGATAAGTGGGAAAATTTTTGATGAGATAGGTGAgccttcattttttttattgtaaaacaaaaaatgtggGGGAAGActtaacaaaaatgtaaaaatataaaaatatgctaACAATGTACTATGTACATATATTGGTCAGTGAACCCATTTGGGTCTGTTATAGAGGAAAGGTCCCCTAATCGGTCTTCGATCTTGGATTATGATATAGTTATATTTTCCACTGTCATATgtgattcaattaaaattttatatatttttttatagtttttatattttatatagtgGCCTTCTATCCAATATTTGTATCTGCCTCCTATCAGTAACTTTATTGGTATGGACCTTTCCTAGCTCCCTCCAGGGACATATTATGTTACCCATATTATATCCTTCTTGCAGACtggtttatacagggtgtgtcagaaataaataaatgaattttaactggtggtaaaactttttaagagcaacaattttccttaatactttttttagttatcaagatacaattttaaataatattcaacaaatttcCCTACCCGGTACTTAACCTATTCTACTGAGCGATAAACAcgtaccaaaaaaaaactcaaaaaaagtCGGCAAATTTTTGTACTTACACCGAACTAACATTTGAAATGTGTTATGACTATAggtaatttatgttttaaagaGCAATACAAAATTTACTCATCTAATTTCCCGAAGATGTTGAATCATATGCACAAAAGTGCGTTCGTTAGGAGTTTGACGgcttagaaacttttgtaaatCGATTTTACGAGGTACAGCAGCGTTTTCACCGAAGGCACCATGTACTAAAACCATATCTGCGTATtcactatttgaaaaattaacatttttttaacagatttgATTTATTGACGAAGATAGACCTAGTAGAAGTTGAATCTTTgatctttttttggaaaatagtTTTAGTTCAACAAGAATCATTTGCGCATCATGAATTTTATGAAgggaaatgtaaaaataaaaaggttgttttcgagaaaaatgataaataaaaaaatgttgcccTAACGAGATTTTTCActtgtttttaaatgaacgAACTTATTTCTAATACACCCTGTAGAGTAAAGGAAAATATCAATGTCCTATTTGACGCATGTCTGTAACGCACTTCCACTAATAAATTTGCGGAACAAAAGCATAGATGACGCCATTTTTAGGCGGGCgatttaaaatcataaaaatggttaaatatttttgagaatttttcaaattatttttagtattttttcatACGGTCGTTCTTTGTTGAACGTccgttaaatttttatcttattaTGTAAATCTGATCATCACGTTATTTGTTATGGCCGCATTTAACTTTCAGATTTCACCAGACACCTGAAAAAGCACAAGATTATCGAAAGACGAAGGAATAATTCCAAAAAAGTCACTTCTTGTAGAAGTAATCAAGAGTTTGCTTGTAATTACTGCAAAGTCGTAGTTGCATCTTATTGGCGGTTAAAGGTTCATTCGTAAGTAGTTTTTAAAGTCttattatagaaataaatagGATTTATTTTCAGCTTAAAGCATCTTGGTGAATACAACTGTTCTTACTGTATAAAAGCTTTTGCGGATGAAAGTATATTGAAGTTTCATAAGTACTTCAGGCATAATGTTAACGTTGATCTAGAGAGTTTACAGCAGCCAAAGGAACCAAATATTGTGGCCGAGGAAATTGATGATTATAAATTAGAAGTAATTGAATTGCCCAGTGAGACTTGCGAAATTGTTTTTGAGGattgattatttattatttattaaagactGTTCTAAGTTTCCCATTTTTACCGTTTACATCAAAGCagatacaatttaataaaattacaaaatgggaATTTACGAGCAAATCTCCATTATTCCAATGCAACTAGTAATTACAGATAGAtaggtaagaaagaaaagcaaaaaatcagTTTGGTGTTGAAATGTTCTACCTATCTGTAATAACGGATTGCATCCAGTGAAATCACCACAAACTGGATTTGCTTATAAGtttctattttgttttaaattatttttcacctACTTGTCTGAAAATgccaaacttaaactattttttgcagaaaataaattctctATTCAATCAAAGACTATtgtaagtaaaatttaaaataaaataaagaattgtCTTTAATGCATAAATATCTTatgttataaaatttgaatgagAAAGCGGCTTTAAAATagatattaaacaaaattaacttAGAGAGCtgaattacttttattaatttgaataagtaaATGAACCAGGGTctgataaattatttatatgagAGAAATGAAAGTATCTCACCTGTGAGAAGTTACTAAGATACAACATTCAGGTGGCTCGCAGGGTGGAGAAGGCATTGCTTTCCCTGTGGATGTGTAAAAACAGGTGCAGAAAATCTTGGGGGCTAGCCCCTAACAAACTCTTTAGATTTACGTGACAATTTATTGATTCAACGTCTCCTAGGTGCCACGGAATCTTTCGGTCCTTTTATCCCTGCCCATTTTTTTAGAGCGAGATGCGACGAGGGCGGCATCATATAAGTGCCAATACGATATTTACTGTCTTTTAGTACAGACACTACTAAGACCCTTTGGAACTCTCAAGATTAGGGTATTCTAGTGGAGTATTCAGGTATCCACACCAGGGCAACAATATGGTCAACTTTTTTCCCTGTCCTTCTTCTATTCTTATGTCTGGTAGCAGGTTAGATGCTGACAGCTATCGGCAGCTGTATTGCCACACCCAGTGCGCACTTTCTATATGTCCAGATTAGCCATAAATATGATCTCTGACCTCTCAACAGCCTTACATCAAACGCAATTTCGGTTGGTGAGAGgtatgcattttattttaccaCATGAATTGGTTGAGGAAACCAAAATATCAGTCTGATATACTAGACGTGTACTAATCGCCTTGGGTGcaggaaaattggaaataggCTCCAAAACGACTAATTTCGCAGAAGCAGATACGGAGAGTTGATTGGGGCCTGGGTCAGGAAAGGTTTGACGAGTTCAGTAAAGCAAGATGTAGGTCTGGTTCAGGACCAAAGACCTGAACAGGACGCCACTTTAGAGGGGTGGTTAGCTTCGCAAAGAACATGAACCGTTCGCGAACTTAATAGAGGACGAACAACAGTGAGGCGCACGACGGCTGACTGCTGTTTGCGCATGGCGCCTTGCATTGACTGGGCCCCAATAAACCTCAATAGACTTCAAGTAGCATTAAAAAAACGTGCGAGTCTACCtataataaaactaataaaacaaacaGCATCGAAACATGGTAGTGCTTGCCAAACATTCAGGCACTTGCCTGcaggtttttttgaaataattaataattccattaacaCGTTAACCGCTACGAAGCCTAAACCATGGGTTTcactttttctgtcaaatcGGCTCCGAAACCCATAAGCTgggtttcattttcaaagtgtgtttttactgatttttggcatttttataataaaagtcaaatatacatgacagtaatgtaatcaaaaaatcattttaaaacaaagttttgtTTTGGGCCCCATcgactaaaaattcaaatgtacgGTGGGCGGTTAACATGttaacatttaagataaatataacattattttatattaaaacgaagaaaactgaattttcttTCGCCCTACGTCATATAAACTAAACCAACCTATTtgcaaaaatcaagaaaattggaGTTGAAAAGATGAAAATCAAAGTAGTTATTGTGAACACTCTGTAAGCATTTTTGGCTAAATGAGTATTCATACATGCTAAGGTGACCTTACCTGAGAATCCATCCTAAAATTATCACAATATAACTTAAGCTAActgcgatattaattttttatgaggcaccgcaaatgtctaaaatttcttttaaaacgacGCAGCTTCGAGGTGCTGTATcccaaagtaaaaaaaaaaggaaccAACACAAGCGTAAGACAGGGTTCTATCACGTGGAAAAAATGCAGGTGGtcccgaaaaaaaaacactttatgaCGCCCCGCCTTTTTGGGATCCTCTGTAGGATtctcactaattttaaaattcattttcattagccttataactgatttttttatgaaattataaataaactcATAGGAGTCCGAGATACTGTTaaatgaacaccctgtattgcTTTGAGACGTcaaactaaatgaaaaaacaattgcTAAATCAATGCCGACTTCGCAAATTAAAAGTGACACGTTTTGGGCCGTTTTTCCTTAACATGCATTATTTAAGCTGTGACCCTTTAATCATACGTAAAATATTACTTACACGCTTTTAAAACAcatattaattcaatttcagtatattattttttcaaaataaatattgtgcCACTAAGGTAAGTTAGTTTTTTCAAACGCGGGCTGCATCACTTAAGCTGTGAGTCAGGTACACAAGGGAACCATATCTAATAGGAAACGTCATGATTATAATGTGTTCACCAAACTAATCAAATGTAGTATCGATTTATCCGTTTATCGATAACGATGTTAATATCGATGTTATAAGATGGAACCATTGGCAGCCGACATAAACGAGATCCAAAACATAACcttacaaatttgaaaaatataatcaaacaatttgtgaaaattcgtCTTTTTCCCGTTATTACCTTCataatttcccaatttttattgtttgaacTAGTATTTTGCTTTGTGCATAAGAAGCATGAGTCGCAGGAAGAAAAGCAAGGTAATAATTCActtaattttacctttttaactTATATTCAGTCGCTAAAAGATGCTAGATTTCTTGAGGTGACTAAGGAGTTAAAGATTTAAGGCTGTAAATATAGTTTCTGAGACCAAGTTACAAGttgattttgtattttaacCTAATGGCAATTGAAGTATTTTAAAGTCAATGCATGACATATGCTTGAAAGTAATtactttgcaaaaaaattatttttcccgTTGGCCTAGTTGGATGTAATGTATAACACATCTGTCTTCAGATAATAGAAGTAAAAACACTTTACACTATtgtttatgtatatataaagGCCATTTGAAACTTATATTTGAATTGCTAGTTGTTTCAATGTTTTAATGCATTGTTGAACTTTTTCATACCTTCTTAAAGTTTATAGAAATGCAATTTTAGCttgatttaaaagaagaaaaggaagaaaaactGACTTCAAATGAACAGGATGCTCCTGAAACTTCTGACAAATCAAAAATCACAACAAAtgacaaaaaatcaaatgctAACAGCAATCGCTCTAGTacagtaaaaaaagaaaagaaagatgATGTGAAGAAGGAAAAGGATGATGAAAAGCTTGATGATTCAGAATTGGATGATCCTCTTATTAGAGAATTGTTTTCTGGCCTGGAGGGGGCTGCCTTTCAGAGCAGAATGCCATATGACAAGTTGACTTCCACCGAAGCTGCCTGTTTTCCTGGTAAGAACacttgttattttttcaacctGTTTCTTTGGGAACATTACTTAAtgtgttttctttaataactTTGAAGTGACATCTTTCTTGCCCTATAGTTGTCCTGCAAAATGGCAGATTTCTCAATAACAAGCTAAGAATTATATCTCAGAATATTCCAGTTTGACTTAAATTTATGCATGTTgaaatgaaatgaattttctcATCAATTCTAGATATCTCTAAATTTCTCTACACTATTCTTTTGTAATCCTTGTTTGATTTGTAGGTTTAATGATTTTGCTTCCTTTTATATCGAGGGAAATTTTCCTGAAGAGGAATAGATACTTCTAGAAAATTTCctagatattaaaattatgaaaaatctaTCGAGTAAATGAATACAAATGTAGAGAGTAAATAAAACTGGTGAACTCAGAAATAATACCAGAAATAAGGTGTTTAAAAGATTATCTGGTTCATTTAAACTACTTACATATTGTCTGAAGGGCAGTGAAATAGCTTGACATTATTATTACCTTATATATAGGTTATAGacctaattaaaatgtaaaaaatatccttaaaatgattaaattttgcactttTCCTTCAAATTATCTCAACTTAAAACGTTTCAGTGATGACAtatacaattattaatttatcactCCTTAAACCACTTTTTTCAGATATTGCAAGTGCAGCTCTTCAAACCATAAAAGTGTACTTAAATATAAGAAATCGCATACTGAAGATGTGGCTTGACAATCCTAAGCAACAGCTCATCTTAAACTATGCCATGGACAACATGGAAGCTCCCTACAACAGCGATATTCCACTCTTAAAACGTGTCCACGCATTTTTAGAACGGAATGGCTTTATTAATTATGGAATGTTTAAAAGGTTGATATTCTCCACAATACATATGGTTTTCCATAGAGAGAATTTTGTAGATTACAACCAATACCAAGCAAAAAATATGGTAAAGTCATTGTGATTGGAGCTGGAATTGCAGGCCTTGCAGCTGCTCAGCAATTGCAGCAATTTGGTTTAGAAGTTATCGTCCTTGAGGCGAGAGATAGGGTAGGCGGGAGAATTGCCACCTTCAGAAAAggtatttattgttttgagAAATTGAAGGTGTTTTAATGATGGTTTTTAAGGGAGCTACATTGCTGATTTAGGTGCCATGGTAGTCACAGGTTTAGGGGGTAATCCAGTTACTACTTTAAGTAAGCAAATTGATATGGAATTGCACCGGATAAGGCAAAAATGCCCTTTGTATCAGTCTTGTGGAGTTACTGTTGATAAAGATAAAGATGAGATGGTTGAGAGGGAGTTCAATAGGCAaggaaatatttcttattcAATTCAGTcaataaattacataatttatagACTTCTGGAAGCAACTTCTTACCTGTCTCATCAACTGGATTTCAATTATGCTGGCAATAAACCTGTAAGTCTCGGACAGGCTCTTGAATGGATCATCAAGTTACAAGAGAAACATGTCaaagaaaagcaaattttgcaCTTGAAGTCAGTTATTGAGTTCCAGgtacaagaatatttttttaaggcaaattGGTGTAATTTATCTCCGTTTTAGAACAAATTAATGGCCAATGAAaacgaattaataaaaataaaagagaaaatgcaggaaattaatgttaaagttaagGAAATGAGCAGTTTAGAGTCAAAAAGGAATGTGGATCAGGAGTTTGTTTATCGCAGCGGCATAAGGTATAATAATACTTTACAGTACCCTTAACATATGTAAtacgtaaatattttaactttattccAAAGGGATTTAAATGCTTTAGCAAGAGAGTGGGACCAGCTGAAAGCCCAAGAGAAGGAAATTGAGGAGAAATTGGCAGAATTGGAGGCATCTCCTCCCAGGCAAGTCTGGTTTCATTATGGAATTATTTTAActaatagtttatttttcagtGATGTGTATCTGTCATCGCAAGATCGACAAATTTTGGATTGGCATTTCGCCAATCTGGAATTTGCTAACGCGACTCCATTGTCGAATTTATCGTTGAAGCATTGGGACCAGGACGACGACTTTGAATTTACTGGGAATCATTTAACAGGTTAGtgttaattttaagatttttggTTGATTGGAATGAATTATCATGTTGGTGGTTGCTAATACTCGTTTATACGGATTGATCGTATTCCTACTTAGTGTTATGAACTCAAAATAGGTGGGCAAGACCCAAATTCGACGCGAATGTTCTATTATATAGGACAAATTTCCATTCTGACCGCTGAGCATTTTGCAAATATGTTCATAATTAGACTTACTATTAAAGCTTACCATAGTCATGGTAACgtatttttgatatatgtaCTCGGACAGAAACAGCAATTTTTCACcgttaaaatttagaaaagatCGAGAGGACACGTCCTgcataatatatgtataaaatgaTATCATGGGATGCAAACAAcagtaaacaataattgattttgttcATTAAGGCCTAGTTGTATAAAATTCGGTTTAGCTTAACCAGAATTAGCACTTGAACCTTCCATAAGGATAGTAgtgttgttaaattaatttaatttgtgacaCTGGGAGCAAGCTATGCTATTCTTATGGAATGGTTTAACTACCAGTTATGTTTTAGCTGAACTGGCTTTTATACAATTGGGTCTTAGATGATATCcaagtttttttgtatttacttAGCCAGAATTCTGTTTCCGTTGGAAAGATGATACGAAAGATTAACATTCCGTTCTGGTGCCTGGCTTTATAAGATGTTATCCGAAAGGCATATTTATAGTTTCTTTGCCACTAAAAACCTATAGGATGGCACCcgagtttttttatattactttaAAGAGCTTCCTAACAAGTAAACCCAAACAAACGGTGTTACACAGTATTCgcatcaaattttcaaatttcattcttGAAGTCTTCTCCTTTTATAAGCTGAAGGTAAGTAATACATTATTTATGCCCAAAATTGTCTTTGTTGTTCTCTATAGGTATATACCTATACATATGCTCTCTATGACTAACTGTTGCCATTAGACATTGAGAAACCTAGTGCAACAATCACGTATTATTATTTCTGTTTACTGAATGTTCATAAAAACGTATGGCAAAACATGATTATGAActaaatgtattaataaaaaacgcTATATGTTTTCTTAATTGAGTaagttttaagtaaatttgactcattaaatttaatatttttcatagagAATTTGTGGTTTAGTCATTTACcattaattataaaacatcACATACACGAATCTAAATATTGACAATCTAGACGTTTTGGCGAATGATTATGCGTGAGAAAAAGAAACCGATGAAGCgcgatataaaaaaaaattgcaaagttACCTCACGGAATACGGTTATATAACGATTTTCTAACATACAATGAAGTTTAGTATCGTTTTAAagactaaaaattttaaaaccgaTCCAAGGCGGTATTGAAATTATAGAGCGCAAATCGGATGCAGGTCCTTTTGTCATAAGCGGCTCTTATTGAAACGCGATAGCCCTGAAACTTAAAAGAACACTTTACAGAGGGCCGCCTTTGTGCATTTAGCACAGAGCAACCCTGCAGTGGGAGGGTGTGGCGGTACCGGAGTTTCGttaagagaattttattgagtaattctttttttgtcattcattcataaattttgtcGGTGGTAAGATGATATCAAAGGGTATAATAAAAAGATAGGAActtcattcaaatatttatttatagtaatttttccaaataaggGCATGTTCCACATTATTGGGCAAAACCAATCGAGTCTCGTGTTAGGCTTGCAGCCTCGTTAAGTATTCTTATATTTGCCAACTGTCTGTATGGTGCTTGTTTCCGTAATGAATACTAAAATCACCCACCCATCTGGTCAATCTTTTAGTTCATTTCAGACATAGTGTCAAGCCCAGATGGTAATCGGCAAATTATGTGGTTGTGTCGAAGTTTTGTTATGCACTTAGTTTAATTGTACTTATGTTTTCTAAGTAtctatttcttttattattaaaaaaatctattaattaTGATATGATTGGCATTAACTGTATGTGCAgttttttacttctttatcTAGACTATTTTTTCAGTCgctgaataaaattttacattcttaattatcattttaaagggtttTTAAGCCCCTTTGATTCACGTCAGTGATAAGTCTAATTACGCCTAGAGAAATGTgtaatatcttaaaattttgcatcCGGCATTATCTAATATAATGAGTTAATTTAGAGTCCGTCGGAAgatcattttatttcattaaacgCCCCATTTACATTGTTTTTGTGTAATTGACCCCAGCATGTAAATTTCATGGCAATTTGTCTGTGTCGACCAGATTTTGGCCTTATCAGTTGCACTTACATAATACTAaagtttagaaataataattgtgaTAATAGAGTGAAATATTTAGTGCTTTTTTCTATTATAAGGTTTATCAGGTCGATATAATAACCAAATGAAGCATAAATAGCCACAGAATAAAACAGATAATCGAAGAAATTATGcagaaattgattttactGTCGCTTAGTAAGTTTTGTGTTCATGTATTCTATATATATGCTAACTTGGACTCAGGATTCAAaacaaaatctaatttttttcttaatttatttcaaaatctgctttattttgtgactTATTTATACTCCATTTCATTCTTTATCGATCTGTAATAATCGATTGCAAAAgataggatttttttctcgaggaaaatcttcaaaaagacACCCGGGCTGTTGGTCTGGCGACCgagtagtgtgggattcgccaGAGCGCCTACTCACTAACAACGGGTGGGATGGCCGTAAAGCAAATTTGCTtctaaatttccattttgtaattttatttttcagtcgAAATGTTATCTACTCCTGCGtcaacgctaaaaattccaaacttaaaatgTTTCGTGCGCAAAGTAAAAttctattcaattaattttttagggCTATTTTTTCATAGATTCTGAGATATCAGCGCTTTTTTCTCATTCTCAAGTGTATCCAATTTTATCCAATTACATCCAATTATATGAGATATGCAATGCGTTTAGGATGAACTTCAAAATCAAACCAACAAGCTAAATTTAGACGTTTGAGGAAGTTTTCGTTAGAAAATTGACATATGACACATAATCGATgtgagaaaatgaa of Euwallacea similis isolate ESF13 chromosome 15, ESF131.1, whole genome shotgun sequence contains these proteins:
- the LOC136413843 gene encoding uncharacterized protein, which produces MDLRQCRVCLTTDDSTLCYSTYYGNKLYHKLNSTFPRHAMRATIQQVLEVVTQSKVPLDKGLPMYICKKCVRELRDANAFILKFYKSREFLKCEDNDYSPERHDKYPQFSTILIKTENEVVVKEEPLDSDFDPLGGCVNQQFSTQSSKESQSKYDNEGPKELTIENNFEVSIKNEPSSESEHEPERMPFESITLSKLKHEVQSKEPLVEPEMVVYDEPLSEGLIDIKNKLIFVDHSYTKDPNQSSDDFESESSEFSDDESESKKPLTYESKRNSSKVTLMSVEDVLQCRRKRRKWKRSNENNLAQVPCQISGKIFDEIDFTRHLKKHKIIERRRNNSKKVTSCRSNQEFACNYCKVVVASYWRLKVHSLKHLGEYNCSYCIKAFADESILKFHKYFRHNVNVDLESLQQPKEPNIVAEEIDDYKLEVIELPSETCEIVFED
- the Su(var)3-3 gene encoding lysine-specific histone demethylase 1A, with product MSRRKKSKLDLKEEKEEKLTSNEQDAPETSDKSKITTNDKKSNANSNRSSTVKKEKKDDVKKEKDDEKLDDSELDDPLIRELFSGLEGAAFQSRMPYDKLTSTEAACFPDIASAALQTIKVYLNIRNRILKMWLDNPKQQLILNYAMDNMEAPYNSDIPLLKRVHAFLERNGFINYGMFKRLQPIPSKKYGKVIVIGAGIAGLAAAQQLQQFGLEVIVLEARDRVGGRIATFRKGSYIADLGAMVVTGLGGNPVTTLSKQIDMELHRIRQKCPLYQSCGVTVDKDKDEMVEREFNRLLEATSYLSHQLDFNYAGNKPVSLGQALEWIIKLQEKHVKEKQILHLKSVIEFQNKLMANENELIKIKEKMQEINVKVKEMSSLESKRNVDQEFVYRSGIRDLNALAREWDQLKAQEKEIEEKLAELEASPPSDVYLSSQDRQILDWHFANLEFANATPLSNLSLKHWDQDDDFEFTGNHLTVRNGYSCVPVALAEGLDIKLNAAVRKVEYNDQGVEVTVYNPRNPVTTNTYHADVVLCTLPLGVLKLSAVPTSGQLNTVQFSPPLPDWKTSAIQRLGFGNLNKVVLCFERIFWNPQANLFGHVGSTTASRGELFLFWNLYKAPVLLALVAGEAAAIMENVTDDVIVGRCIAVLRGIFGQSGVPQPKETVVTRWRADPWSRGSYSFVAVGSSGSDYDLLASPVIPPNARGVSTTSGKARVFFAGEHTIRNYPATVHGAYLSGLREASRIADQIIGNPCQPQPADEKNN